The nucleotide window GTGATGAAGACGCGTTTGGTGTGCCTCTGGGTCCTGAGCTTGCCCACGCTGCCTGTGAGCTGGACTCAGCAGACAAAGAGGCCACGGACTCTGACCTCTCCATCCTTCGCCTCGCGTCTCCTCTTCATTTTGTAAATACGCACTTCAATGGGAGCGGGCAAGCGGCAGGAGGCAATGCAGAGCCAAAgactgtccctgccccaggcctGGGCATCTGCATTAACACGCTGAGCGAGGAGATTGTCACCACTGCCATCACCACAGCGGTGCAGAATAccctctctgccctcctgcGGTCCTCAGAGGCCAGTGAGGGACCCCCCCTCTCTGAGTTCCTCCCCACGGAGCCTGAAGAGAAACTGAGCTTCCAAGCACACCTGTCAGAGAGCGAAGTGGTGGAGACAGAGACGGAAGCTTCACcggaggatgaggaggaagcaGATGACTTTGAGCTACTAGATCAGGGGGAGCTGGAGCAAATGGATGTAGAGCTGGGGTTcggagaggagcaggaggcacaagaggctgctccatctccctcctctcccatgCTTGCTGAGCTGCCAAAGCAAGGAGATGAGGAGGAGGCAGTGATGACAGCAACATCTATGTCTTAGGTCTTACCTGTGCTCCCCCTTTTCTTCCATCATcactggaaagaaggaaaaactcaCAGAGTGAACATGCAGTGGGTTTTTAGATGTTTGTGTTGACTGGGATGGAAACGCATCAGTGTTAATGTGCTGTGTCTGGAATAATGAATCCTTTCCATCCTTCTAGAGCCTGGCCTTCACTGGCTGAGCAGGaggccctgcagctggggaggagccGGCTCCTAGAAGCTTTATGCCACAATTGAAACACCAACCCCAGCAAACGCTTCCTAGTAATGGTGCAGTATTTCGGTCTGTCTTCTGTTTGTCTTTCGTTTTGCACGCTGAGTACCGAGCTAGCTGTAGCTGCTGCTAATACCCACATCCCCAGTAGGACATATGCAATCTTATTTTATTGGGTTTTTAAATGGCTAAAAgtgtaaataattttaactttcATTGGTTTTGTCTGGGGGGAGGGATAAGGGTGCACAGTCAAATGTGGCTCTCAGgggcaaggaaagggaaaggggtCTTTGGAGCAGAGGGTAGTAGTAAAGGGGGAAGGGCAGACGGGTGTTGTGCTAAGAGACCTCTTCTGCAGACTGTTACTGTCTTTTGTGTCACTGCTGGAACAGGGTGTTGGGCGATAccctgcttttttcccctgtctcATTTGAGTTCTGTTACTGGGTGGCTGTGGAGTTGATTTTTTTGCAATCAATGAAATTCACTCCTGGCCCTGTTCAGTACTCCAgttttttgctgctgtggcaTCTCTTGCCTTCGGCACCACTGACCCTTCTAGCACCCCATCTGTTGGACATCGTAGCATGACACCTGGAGTCTCCTAGACCGGAGTAGAGCCAGGAGCTTTGTTGCACGGCAGGATCCGTGGCTTGTTTCCcttggggtggggaggaaggatGGAGGGATAACTTCAAGCTGTCCCATGGCGGCAGACAGTTCTTGCTGGCCTGGCAAGGCAGGATGGTTCTGGCGATGGCCCTCGTGGACTCCACCTTGCCCTGAGCCTTCCCCCGGCGCCGGGCAGATCTCTGGAGCTGGTGTTCCCACGGGTCCCAGCGGCGCTCCCGGAGGAAGGGCTTATGGAAGGGTGAGGACGCCGCTCGgcgccgcggggcggggcgaggCCCGCCGGGGCGGGGCTGTACCGGTCCCGCCCCGTGACGCCCCGCCGGAagcgggcgcggcggggccgccggTACCGGTGGCGGCAGTGCCACCATGGAGTTCCCGGACCTGGGCGCGCACTGCTCCTGGCCCGCCTGCCAGCGCCTGGGTGAGCGCAGGGGGAACCCGGGGGGTGGGCGCAGCTCCACGCCGGCCACACGGCCGCTGTCTTGGGCCTGGGCGGCACGGAGCGGGCAGCCCGGCCtgcggggaggcggcggggcggcgCCGGGCGCCCGCTCGGTGGCGGGGCTTGAAGGGCGGGACGTGTCGCCCGTGCTGCCCATGGCGGAGGGGTCCCTGATCCTTCCTGCCGCCCGCGGGCACCCCGCTAGGGCGGGGCTGGCTGTTCGTGCCGGTAGACTGGGCTTCCGCCGGTGGCTCTGTCCGGGTACGCGGCTCTACCCGGGTGGGCAGCGGCTCTTGCCCGGGGATAGCGGGGCAGGGTCCGGACGGGCACTCCCCTGCCGGgcctgggtgctgcaggctggggaggccGCGGGTCCGCTGGGACCCGTCCATACCCCGGTTATCCCGGTGGGTGAAGCCCGGGATGTCAGTATCACTTCCCACCGGTTTGAGGCCGGCAGCCCGCGGAGAGCTTGGTGTGATTCAGGATGCTACTCCTAATCTCGGGGCCCGTACGTTTTGAGGAGGAGCTCTGAGTATTTCTGAAGACGTGGCTATGGACCTGCAGCCCCTTTGTTTTCGTGCTGGGGGATGAGAGGTGCGGCTCTGGCTTTGCCGCGGGTCACTGTTTTGTCTTTGGGAAGTCGGGGAGGCCCCCGGGCTAGGGTGGGCAATGCTGATCTCCATGCTCTCTGCCCATGCCATATCCTGCTCCTAGACTTCCTTCCCCTGAAGTGCGATGCCTGCGAGCAGATCTTCTGCACTGACCACATCGCTTATGCCCAGCACGATTGCACCTCTGCCTACAAGAAGGTAAGTACAGAGAGCAGATCTCATCCACCCTCCtgaatggagctgctgagcttTTCTAGCCACCAATCATAATAATCTGTGGTGACTTTGGTCACTTGAGTAGTTACTCTTTGGATGTGTACTGAATCTGAAGATGTACCTGAAAGCCAGGATCTGAATCTCAGTGCCACAAACATCCAACCCTCCCTCTCCCACTGAGTGAAGTGGTTGGGCATCTCCCAGCTGCACCATCTTCCCTTCCCAGACCATATGTCTGTGCCTCTGCACCTGCTGTGCAAGCTGGTTGGAGGGTCATGAGGACCTCAAACTGCAGCTGAAGCTGTGGAAGCCATGGTAGGCAGGTCCTGAAAGGGAGAGAGATGACTGTGCAGAGCTCAAGGTTGCCCAGGtacctgctcccagctccctgctgttgTCTCTGCAGGATGTGCAGGTCCCAGTGTGTCCCCTCTGCAACACCCCAGTCCCTGTGAGGCGGGGGGAGATGCCTGATGTTGTGGTGGGTGAGCACATTGACCGTGACTGCAAGTCTGACCCTGCACAACGCAAGCGCAAGGTAGGTACTGTGGGGCTCTGCCAGGTGAGCTCTGCCAGGtctctggcacagcctggcaacGGGATGAAAACAACACAGattcagccctgcctgctgctatATCTGGCACAGGCTGATCCAGGGAGAGTTGGTGAGCTGGAGACATCCACAGGGCCTTGCAGAGGCTGTTGGGGGAGCAAGGTGGTGAtggagtggggctgggcagccacCCAGGACATAAGGATAGTAAACTGCATGCTGCTGCTAGGAAAATGCAATTGGCAATTAGCTGCCCCATCTTGCCAGGAGATGAAattgctgcagggagctggccctgcaggaattcagcctggcagcagctggaatgcCCTGGGCTATCACTGCTCTGGTATGGAAGGCAGGAGTCCCTGGGCAAGGCACTCTTTCTCCTGTTACGCATTCTGTAGTTGTGGAGACTCCTGTCTATGGAGATTGAGGCACCAATGAATTACTAATGAGACAAATTTCAGAGCCTTgctctgaagaagaaaacactaGTGGGGAAGGCTGGTCAGTACCCAAGGCCTGGCATGGAGAGAAGGGACAGCCCCATAGCATGTGCTCCTTTTCAGCACTGCCGTGTCATCTTTCAGATCTTCACCAACAAGTGTTTGAAGCCTGGCTGCAAACAGAAGGAGATGATGAAGGTGATCTGTGACCAGTGCCACAAGAACTACTGCCTCAAGCACCGGCACCCCCTGGACCATGACTGCAGTGGGGCAGGACATCCACTTTCCAAAGCAGGGTGAGGGCCTGAGAACAGAAAGGCTGGAAGGGGTGGGGCTGTGTTTGCCAGATTGGTGACAGGGAAGAAGTCCATTTTCTGGGACAGCTGCATTCTGACAgttcctgccctgtgtgccagggtgtcctcctgcagcaccaagcACACCAGTATACACAGTCTGTCCTACAGCAAAAGCTGTCAGTACTGCCTGCTGACTgctttgttcttgcttttttccccagcccctTATTCTGTAGCCAGTGATTTCTGCCTGTCCTGGTACACGGTTTTAGGGAGAGAAACAGTACTTCAAACTCTTGGGAATAACAGCCACAAcatgggaggaagaggagccagGGAGGTGTCTCGCTTATCCAGCTTGATATCCCAAGGTGTTCAATGCCTAGGAATTGCTCATGATGGTAAACAGTTTCTCACAGGTGTCCTGTCTGTCCTAGGCATGCTGCAGTTACCAGAGCCCAGGCATCCTCCTCCAAAATAGTCACTGCAtcaagcagcagagctgccaggccaGCAGACAGCTCTTCTTCTCTGGCCTGTGCCAGGTAAGGTGATGGCCTGACTCGTAATTCTGAGGTGGGCATGACCAGGCTTATCTTGGCTCTCTGTGGAATACCAGAGCAACAGCTCCCTTCTTGTTGTGCCTCAGCAGGACTGATAGTCATACTAGGGCTCCCTGCCTTGACGATAACACcgcttttcttctgcttgcaggggaggcagagcagctgcgTCACAGACTCACGGCACCTCCCCTCCAGCTGTCATGCTGCAGAATGGGCTGGTGAGTGGCTTGACCTGGCCATTTGAGATAGTTTCTGTGCCCTCTAAGAACTGCAGGATGTGACTGCAACAAATACTTTCTAGCCCACACTTTGTAGGTGACTGTGCTCTCAGCTGTGTGTTCCCTGTCAGACAGTGCTCCTGAATGCTCTGTGGGAAATCAGAGCTTGCTCTGGTGCCTGCGAATGACAACTCTCAGCTGCACTTGGTGCTTAGCTTTCCCCAAAGGGACAAAGTGCACCAGCCATTTCCCTTGGGTGTTGTCTTTCTGCAGTAGAAGCAAAGCCTAGAGGAGACTGGAAGTTGCTTTCCACTAGTACTCATGGCATACTCCTGCATTAGGGATGTGTCCCCTTGGGCAGTGGGAGAGCACTATTGGTCTGTCCATAGCCCCagtttttcaccttttttgtCTGGTCTCTTGGAAAGAGAAGATTTGCCCACCCTTGGCGAGGAAAGACTGTTCCTACTACATGTGCTTcagggctgcctcctgccccccCACCCTGGCCAAGCTGGTGGCAAGGTGTTTTGTTTCAGAGTGAGGAAGAGGCACTGCAGCGAGCTCTGGAGATGTCCCTGGCAGAGTCGGcatgcagctcagcacagcaacCCAGGTACAGCCCTGAAGCACATGGTGCGGTGTGTTGTGCTCTCCCCTGTGTGTGAAAGGTGCCTGGGGAAGCATCATGTGCCTCTGGGATAACATTCCTCTCAGCACGTGTTTCCGTATGATGCCTCTCTGGctgacaggggaaaaaaggaagagtcCAGAGCCAACAGGGAACTATTCAGCAAGCAAGCCCTCAGCCCTAGGGGTGCTGGTAGGGGACAGTGACTGACACACAGAGTTGGGCAAACCATTGTCAGACCACTTGTCAGCTAATGGGTTTGGCTGGAGCATGGATAGGTGGAGTAGGGCTGTTCATGGAGGACACCCAGGAGCTTGTGTCCCCAGGCACAGTGCCCGGTGCTGCTAAAAGCACCATCTTACTGATTGGACTTAACGTGGCTCTCCTTGGCCCAAATTCCCgactgccagccccagctggatcctctcctccctccccagccccatgcCTGTTCAAAGTTATCCTCAGTTGCTCCTTGCCATAAGGTATGCTGGGGGGTTGCAGTGAGATGCTGAAACCCAGAAGGGCTCTGAGCACTCAGCCCCTGAGtctgcaggaggctgaggcACACAATGCACCActgtcccagcagcacacaggaagAGGAGGATCTGGCACTGGCCCAGGCACTGTCAGCGAGTGAAGCTGAGTACCAGCAGTCGCAGCGGCAGGTAAGTGAGGCTGGCTATgggctctgcactgctgtggggTTGATCCTAGCCTAGCTGTTTGAGGGAGGGGGCCTCCCTGGGTTCTGCTTACTCTGGGCTCTGTCTAGCCTGGGTTTCCTCACCAGaagggcagcccagcctggggcagtggcagCATCACTGCTGAGCACTCATGTCTAGGAATCTGAACACTAGATGTGCCCTCTTGGTAGGAGAGAGGAAGAAGCCTGCTTGCCCTTGCTCACTGTGTGCTGCTTTCCGTTTCAGGCGCATGGTTCAAAGCCATCCAACTGCAGCATGTCGTAGGCCGGGAGGCGGGCTGTGCCAGTGGACATAGGATCCTGCTTGTGACCCAAGGAACGGCTCTGGCCTCCCACATGGATGCTGGGGAGTTCTGGCCTGGACACTGGTACCAAGAGCCCCTTGCCAAGGACAGCTCATCACCCTGGGAGCTGTAAGCAACCAAATATACACTGGCACTTCAGCCCTAGTACCTATATAAAATTAGTGCAGCAAACTGCTGATGCTCCTGGGGAGGTGAAGAGTGTACAGGATAGGGCTGGGTACACACTGACCAAAGcaagcagcagcccagggtctGCACTTACCCGCAGTTGCCACAGCCATGTCCCAATACTGCTGGGACTGTGGGGcgagggcagagctgtgtggggaCATCTCTGCATGCTCAGACATACAGCTGGGATGTACCTGCCTTCTGTAGTGGGGGGCTGGATTTCATGCTCTGGGGAGGGCTGTGCCCTCAGCAAAGAGCAAATGTGGCTGGGATGGTCTCTTGCCTGGGCATGGCAGGGCTGAATGTGCAGCCTCCTGGCAGTGTGaaagcagccccttccccactcCCCACACCCTTGGTGCCTCCCTGCTGTTTGCATGTACAAGAGCACGTTGGGCCTTACCCTGCTTGGCTGGGGCACAAGACCTGTCTGAGACTGAAtggagctgcatttcctttctgGTTTAATATAAGTAACCTTGGCAGTGACTTGAATGGCAGCGTCGTTCACATGGGATGGTTgcagctgccttcctgctgccctAAACTTAAACAGACCCTGTTTAAATGCTGCTGGGGTAGGAATGCCTCTGTTCTTCCAGTTGTGTCGCTGGTGATCCCCTCCTGGATAGCAATATCACAGAACCCCTCCTTACAAACAAAGCCCTGAGCCTAGAGCCTGGATGGGTGGAGGGGATTTGTCCTGCTGGCCTCTTGCAGGGGGTCTGCAGCCATgtacagctgtgctgctttcccacctgctgctgcagcccctcctgcctgcagggctgtgcctggttCTGCACAGGACTGGGttgtcctgctctgagcagctggagtggGGGGGGTGGTTCAGGCTGGGTCCAGGGAATGCTGAGACTTGTCAAAGTGCTGcttgggagaaaataaaagcatagcACAAGGTACAGAGGTACCTGAGGGAGCAATCACTTGGTGTCCATCCCAGAGTTGCACATTTCTGTGGATGGTGGTTGAAGTGGGGGGCACATAGGGGTGAAGGGACAccagctgccctgctcttccATTGCTGTTGGGGTGCAGCCCCCTGCCAAGCTCAGCCCTTCATGTGGGGATGAGGCAGTTGCTCACAGCCTGCTCAACCCCTTGCTCACCTAAGCCCAAGGAGCTCAACCTCGTGGCAGAGCTGCCGGTTGACCCCAGGGCACAGACACTAACCCTGCCTGCCCCCACCAAGAGCCACGtaccctgcccagagcacacagGCATGGACCTGGGAAGGACCTGGTTTAAGAAACTacacaacagcaaaataaacacGTACAAATGTAGTGGAGTGTCCAATCAAGCCCCTGCAGCTCtagggcaggcagggctcttGCCTGCCCCCAGCAAAAGACTCCCAGGCAGTGTGGGGCCTGGACCCAAGTCAGCGTCACAGCAGAACTCCTGGTCATGTTCATGACGCTTTCTTGCTGCTCTGGGGCttctcagtgctgtgctcctTGCTCTCACTGTCATCCCTagtctgctgctgcagccacatgCCAGCGTACACACCacccttctgcagcagctcctcatgtctgtgaggagaggagagggatgcAGGGTCCTGAGCtggccccagagccagggaggggattccCTCCTCCAGGCCTCCCGTTGTGCTCACCTCCCTCGCTCCACAATATGTCCATCCTTAAGCACCAGGATCTGGTCTGCACCTACCACAGTGGAGagcctgcaggaaaagcaggtgTTACCCTGACTTGGGTGGCAGAGGGTTCCTGAGGGTTTGCACGGTGCCAGGAGATGCAACCCCAGGGGTTCTCACCTCCTGAGCAGGGGCCAGGTCTGTGTGCCCCTCTTGCAGGGTCTGGCCAGCACCTCTCAGATCAGCCCCTTCCCTTTGTCCCTACCTGTGTGCAACAACGATGGTGGTGCGGTGGGCGCAAACCTTGGCCAGAGAAGCCTGGATGTTCCTCTCAGTCTCTGTGTCAAGTGCAGATGTCGCCTGCAAGGTGAGACACAACATGAGGAAGGGGCAGAGGTTgtgggggctgctgcagagctcagtaaggctgggctggggccacTATTGTTACCTCATCCAGCAGGATGATGTGGGGACCCTTTAAGATGGTGCGTGCGATGGCAACGCGCTGCTTCTCACCCCCACTCAGCTTCAGCCCCCGCTCTCCCACCTGGGTGTTGTATCCTGCAGCCACAAGAGCAGAAACATGAAGTGCTGGTGCTCTCTGAAATGGAGATGGGgacctgctgccctgggaggtcCTGCTGTGACTACACAGCCATGTGGTGGAGCCTCAGCTtatccctgcccaggggctgaTCTAGCCCTGGAAagaaggcagggaaaggcaaagcAAGACAAAATCATGTAGGTGTCCCTGTGGGAGATGTCTCCCAAGGATACCTGTGAGGGCAGCTAGAAGGTCTTAGGGGACCATGGGATGGCAGGAATTGCAGGGGTCTCAccatcaggaaaagaaaggataCGGTCGTGGATGTCAGCAGCCCGGGCTGCCTCCTGTACCTCCTGGTCAGTGGCCAGGGTCCGTCCATAGCGGATATTGTTGGCAATGGTGTCATTGAAGAGCACCGTGTCCTGGGGCACCACCCCAATGTGAGCACGCAGCGAAGCCTGCTTCACCTGGGAGGCAAGGGAGAGGGCTCAGGCAGACCCACACCAAATGCAAAGGTCCCTCCAAAACCCAATGCTACCCTCAGCCATGAGCCCCATTCCTTGAAAGCTATGTGCTGTAGGGTCGCCCTGCACCACAGGCTCAGCTGCATCTCCACTCTGCAGTGGGGGGCCCTGACAGTGCCCTGGACCTTTCCAGGGAGGCGTGGTCAGTACCCAGCATTTCAGCCTGGGGTCCTGCAGTCACGCCATTCTGCCACTTCTGGCACAGCCGTCAGCCTGCAAAGAGGCTGTTGGGGCTGCATGctcacccctgccctggggaggtgctggtgcctgcactgagcagtgctgtgaggCCCAGATGATCTGGTGTGTCCTCCCTGGTCCTCGGAGGCCCTTCCCCCTCACCTGGGAGATGTCCTGCCCATCAATGCGGATGCAGCCACCCCGTACATCATAGAAGCGGAAGAGCAGACGGATGATGGTGCTCTTTCCAGAGCCTGAAGGTCCCACCTACAAAGGAAAAGGGACTTAAAGATGGCCAATTCCCAGCTGCCGGAGGCCAGGGGCTGGACAGGAAAGGGCTGGTCCCACTGGGGGCTATCCTTCCCACCTTCATATTTTCCACCTTCTCTATCCCCATCCTTCCCTCCACAGTGAACTCACAGTCCCACTCTCACCAGAGCCAGGGTCTGCCCAGGCATCACAGAGAAAGAGACATCCTGCAGGATTTCCTTCCTGGaagagggacagggagaggggctCAGGACCACTCCATGGCCCCACATCCCTGTAGCAGGTCCTCCCCTGTGCCCAGTACCCCATACCCATCTATGTAGCTGAAGTGCACATTCTCAAACTCAATCCGCCCAGCCTCCAAGCGCAGGTCACTGGCATTCACCACATCCTTCACCTGTTGAAGCAGAGGCTCAGGCTCAGAGCCAGCCAATCCCAGGGCAGGACCACAGGCCCAGCAAGGGAGCAAGGTCCAGGAAAGGTGCcacccacctcctgctcctcgtGGAAGAGCTCAAACATATTTTCCATGTCCACAAAGGAATTCTGGATCATCCTGAAGAGGGCAAAGACCAGAGAAAAGGGTTTGGGGGAGCATATATCGACCCAGTCACCCATGGAGAGGGGGAGACCAGGCACTTCCACACCTCCCAGCATTACCTATAGTAAGTCCCGAACCAGTTGAGCGGTGTGTAGAGCTGGATTATGTAGGTGCCAAAGAGGACAAAATCCCCCACCTGGAAGGGACAGGGTATAAGGGTCTGTAAccaccagccccagggcccCACCTCAGCAGGGGTCTGCACAAGCTGGCACTAGCTTTACCTGCAGTTTGTTTTCGGTGACAAAGtaggcacagagcagggaaccTGCCAGCAGCCCTAGGCCAATGACCAGGTTCTGGGTCTGGTTGAGGAGGCCCAGCGAGGCACTGACCTTCCACTCTGAGACCTGGAAGAGAAAGTCCTGTAGGATGCTGCTGCCTCTAAACCAGACCCATGGTGATCCATATAATGGTGGATCCCCATAGGTGCCTGTGAGGTTTGTCTTCTTCCCCCTTGGTGCCCCTAAAGGTACTGAGCACCCCATACCTGGTACTTGACAATGGCATTGTTAAAGCGGTTCACCTCATAGCTCTCTGCATTGTAGTACTTCACctacaggagcagagctggtatCAGCACCCAAGCAGTCCTCAGTGACCTCCCCCACAACTCCTACAGTACCGTCTCGAAATTGAGGAGTGAGTCCACAGCCCGGGACTTGGCCTCGTTGTCCCGCGTGTTCATGTCCCGACGGTACTTGGTTCTCCACTCAGTGATGAAGATGGTCAGAGCTGTGGACAGGAGGAAGCTGCATTGCAAGGCTCCTGCcaccccacagccaggcagccctggacTCTGAGCCCCCCCCCACTCACTCAGGTACAGGCTCATACACACGAAGATGATGAGGCCAAACCAAGCGCTGAAGACCGAGGTGAAGTAAACTATGCTGATGACAATATCCGCAATGGTGGGGACAATGCTGAAGATGATGTAGctggggggtgggaggggaaatGGGGCATCAGCCCAGGTCGGTGAGGCTGCCCAGCCAACCCCCCCACCCACCATGGGCACACTCTCACCTGAGCAGGTTGTTGATGCTGCTGGTGCCCCGGTCCACGCTACGCAGGACCTCACCAGTGCGACGCCCCAGGTGCCAACGCAGGGACAGCCCATGCAGGTGGGCAAAGAGCTGCACCTGCACCTGCCTGTTGGTGAACTGCTGCACCCACACCCACAGGAAGGTCCGCAGGTTGCTCACAAAGCCAGTGGAGCCTGCAGGGCAACATTGAAAGCTCAACCAAGATAAGCCCCACTGGGGCATGCAGAAGACTTCCCAAagtccagctgggaaagggggatttgggatgaaGCCCATTCACTGTCCCTAACCTGGGACCAGCCCAGGTTGTTGATTccaagagagcagcagtgatggggCATATG belongs to Serinus canaria isolate serCan28SL12 chromosome 7, serCan2020, whole genome shotgun sequence and includes:
- the ZFAND2B gene encoding AN1-type zinc finger protein 2B isoform X1, which translates into the protein MEFPDLGAHCSWPACQRLDFLPLKCDACEQIFCTDHIAYAQHDCTSAYKKDVQVPVCPLCNTPVPVRRGEMPDVVVGEHIDRDCKSDPAQRKRKIFTNKCLKPGCKQKEMMKVICDQCHKNYCLKHRHPLDHDCSGAGHPLSKAGHAAVTRAQASSSKIVTASSSRAARPADSSSSLACARGGRAAASQTHGTSPPAVMLQNGLSEEEALQRALEMSLAESACSSAQQPSSTQEEEDLALAQALSASEAEYQQSQRQAHGSKPSNCSMS
- the ABCB6 gene encoding ATP-binding cassette sub-family B member 6 isoform X2 — encoded protein: MAVLGGYCEGNNSITQAWVQQGFQPCFFFTLVPSVLLSVCLLLGALQYACYARFSRAMEPKYIPRSRLYRGQVLLSLFLALQPFGGLLWQGVGLRQLYGYMLLYACLWALSWGCAIALLQLEHTRVLAHDRTRGHGTVLLLFWALAFAAENLTLVCWRSPLWWWALENTNHKVQFGFWLLRYICTFMLFILGMKAPGLPHKPYMLLINEEERDVENCQPLLTDASRTTSTWKDFRRKLRLLVPYMWPRGNHLLQGLVLFCMALMGLERAINVFVPIYYKKIVNELTVGTPWHTLAWTVCSYVGLKFLQGGGAGSTGFVSNLRTFLWVWVQQFTNRQVQVQLFAHLHGLSLRWHLGRRTGEVLRSVDRGTSSINNLLSYIIFSIVPTIADIVISIVYFTSVFSAWFGLIIFVSLTIFITEWRTKYRRDMNTRDNEAKSRAVDSLLNFETVKYYNAESYEVNRFNNAIVKYQVSEWKVSASLGLLNQTQNLVIGLGLLAGSLLCAYFVTENKLQVGDFVLFGTYIIQLYTPLNWFGTYYRMIQNSFVDMENMFELFHEEQEVKDVVNASDLRLEAGRIEFENVHFSYIDGKEILQDVSFSVMPGQTLALVGPSGSGKSTIIRLLFRFYDVRGGCIRIDGQDISQVKQASLRAHIGVVPQDTVLFNDTIANNIRYGRTLATDQEVQEAARAADIHDRILSFPDGYNTQVGERGLKLSGGEKQRVAIARTILKGPHIILLDEATSALDTETERNIQASLAKVCAHRTTIVVAHRLSTVVGADQILVLKDGHIVERGRHEELLQKGGVYAGMWLQQQTRDDSESKEHSTEKPQSSKKAS
- the ZFAND2B gene encoding AN1-type zinc finger protein 2B isoform X2 — translated: MEFPDLGAHCSWPACQRLDFLPLKCDACEQIFCTDHIAYAQHDCTSAYKKDVQVPVCPLCNTPVPVRRGEMPDVVVGEHIDRDCKSDPAQRKRKIFTNKCLKPGCKQKEMMKVICDQCHKNYCLKHRHPLDHDCSGAGHPLSKAGHAAVTRAQASSSKIVTASSSRAARPADSSSSLACARGGRAAASQTHGTSPPAVMLQNGLSEEEALQRALEMSLAESACSSAQQPSTQEEEDLALAQALSASEAEYQQSQRQAHGSKPSNCSMS
- the ABCB6 gene encoding ATP-binding cassette sub-family B member 6 isoform X3; this translates as MAVLGGYCEGNNSITQAWVQQGFQPCFFFTLVPSVLLSVCLLLGALQYACYARFSRAMEPKYIPRSRLYRGQVLLSLFLALQPFGGLLWQGVGLRQLYGYMLLYACLWALSWGCAIALLQLEHTRVLAHDRTRGHGTVLLLFWALAFAAENLTLVCWRSPLWWWALENTNHKVQFGFWLLRYICTFMLFILGMKAPGLPHKPYMLLINEEERDVENCQPLLTDASRTTSTWKDFRRKLRLLVPYMWPRGNHLLQGLVLFCMALMGLERAINVFVPIYYKKIGSTGFVSNLRTFLWVWVQQFTNRQVQVQLFAHLHGLSLRWHLGRRTGEVLRSVDRGTSSINNLLSYIIFSIVPTIADIVISIVYFTSVFSAWFGLIIFVCMSLYLTLTIFITEWRTKYRRDMNTRDNEAKSRAVDSLLNFETVKYYNAESYEVNRFNNAIVKYQVSEWKVSASLGLLNQTQNLVIGLGLLAGSLLCAYFVTENKLQVGDFVLFGTYIIQLYTPLNWFGTYYRMIQNSFVDMENMFELFHEEQEVKDVVNASDLRLEAGRIEFENVHFSYIDGKEILQDVSFSVMPGQTLALVGPSGSGKSTIIRLLFRFYDVRGGCIRIDGQDISQVKQASLRAHIGVVPQDTVLFNDTIANNIRYGRTLATDQEVQEAARAADIHDRILSFPDGYNTQVGERGLKLSGGEKQRVAIARTILKGPHIILLDEATSALDTETERNIQASLAKVCAHRTTIVVAHRLSTVVGADQILVLKDGHIVERGRHEELLQKGGVYAGMWLQQQTRDDSESKEHSTEKPQSSKKAS
- the ZFAND2B gene encoding AN1-type zinc finger protein 2B isoform X3; protein product: MRDFLPLKCDACEQIFCTDHIAYAQHDCTSAYKKDVQVPVCPLCNTPVPVRRGEMPDVVVGEHIDRDCKSDPAQRKRKIFTNKCLKPGCKQKEMMKVICDQCHKNYCLKHRHPLDHDCSGAGHPLSKAGHAAVTRAQASSSKIVTASSSRAARPADSSSSLACARGGRAAASQTHGTSPPAVMLQNGLSEEEALQRALEMSLAESACSSAQQPSSTQEEEDLALAQALSASEAEYQQSQRQAHGSKPSNCSMS
- the ABCB6 gene encoding ATP-binding cassette sub-family B member 6 isoform X1 — protein: MAVLGGYCEGNNSITQAWVQQGFQPCFFFTLVPSVLLSVCLLLGALQYACYARFSRAMEPKYIPRSRLYRGQVLLSLFLALQPFGGLLWQGVGLRQLYGYMLLYACLWALSWGCAIALLQLEHTRVLAHDRTRGHGTVLLLFWALAFAAENLTLVCWRSPLWWWALENTNHKVQFGFWLLRYICTFMLFILGMKAPGLPHKPYMLLINEEERDVENCQPLLTDASRTTSTWKDFRRKLRLLVPYMWPRGNHLLQGLVLFCMALMGLERAINVFVPIYYKKIVNELTVGTPWHTLAWTVCSYVGLKFLQGGGAGSTGFVSNLRTFLWVWVQQFTNRQVQVQLFAHLHGLSLRWHLGRRTGEVLRSVDRGTSSINNLLSYIIFSIVPTIADIVISIVYFTSVFSAWFGLIIFVCMSLYLTLTIFITEWRTKYRRDMNTRDNEAKSRAVDSLLNFETVKYYNAESYEVNRFNNAIVKYQVSEWKVSASLGLLNQTQNLVIGLGLLAGSLLCAYFVTENKLQVGDFVLFGTYIIQLYTPLNWFGTYYRMIQNSFVDMENMFELFHEEQEVKDVVNASDLRLEAGRIEFENVHFSYIDGKEILQDVSFSVMPGQTLALVGPSGSGKSTIIRLLFRFYDVRGGCIRIDGQDISQVKQASLRAHIGVVPQDTVLFNDTIANNIRYGRTLATDQEVQEAARAADIHDRILSFPDGYNTQVGERGLKLSGGEKQRVAIARTILKGPHIILLDEATSALDTETERNIQASLAKVCAHRTTIVVAHRLSTVVGADQILVLKDGHIVERGRHEELLQKGGVYAGMWLQQQTRDDSESKEHSTEKPQSSKKAS